From Amphritea atlantica, a single genomic window includes:
- a CDS encoding glycosyltransferase family 2 protein: METISGIALEKNTALNNVASQTALVLETNNLRGGENYEQVVSSLKRVTGLLTQQSIPMTALAQIVITHDGLDESSRGVLEDIAGRHIDFVLIDSSTGYYHAKNAGFAATNPERCKWVVFADADCVPAPTWLTELLSPFIDDNTLGAVAGRTSYASNLAGTALTTLDFMYFPSPLAEGATRNFYANNVVFRRDVFAEYHYQDLDSVYRAHCQVLGLQLQSQGITLHYAAKAHTVHRFPDSLSDILKLRWLRGQDTCGLTPFLVQSYMPAGLQWLSRSGPIGPLCALIARLGFSMRALNNQDQPAVSGLRWIAAIFLIICFSALDMSGALMRGLGLRLPRGKDGGDVQALSYHGPSK, encoded by the coding sequence ATGGAAACAATTAGCGGCATTGCATTAGAAAAAAACACAGCGCTGAATAATGTGGCAAGTCAAACAGCGCTCGTATTAGAAACCAATAACCTGCGCGGCGGTGAAAATTATGAACAGGTGGTGAGCAGCCTGAAACGGGTGACCGGACTACTGACACAACAAAGCATTCCAATGACGGCACTTGCGCAAATAGTCATTACACACGATGGTTTGGATGAGTCTTCCCGTGGAGTTCTGGAAGATATAGCCGGGCGTCACATCGATTTTGTGCTGATAGATTCAAGTACAGGCTACTATCATGCTAAGAATGCGGGGTTTGCTGCCACGAATCCTGAACGCTGTAAATGGGTCGTTTTTGCTGATGCTGATTGCGTGCCGGCACCGACCTGGTTAACTGAGCTGTTGTCTCCATTTATAGATGATAACACTCTGGGTGCGGTGGCAGGCCGTACCAGCTACGCATCTAATCTTGCTGGCACAGCACTGACAACGCTTGATTTTATGTATTTTCCAAGCCCTCTGGCAGAGGGCGCCACACGTAATTTCTACGCCAATAACGTTGTCTTTCGCCGTGATGTTTTTGCTGAATATCATTACCAGGATTTAGACAGTGTCTACCGGGCTCATTGTCAGGTTCTCGGTCTGCAGCTGCAATCGCAGGGTATAACGCTACATTACGCGGCTAAAGCTCACACTGTTCATCGCTTTCCCGATAGTTTGAGTGACATACTTAAATTGAGATGGTTGCGCGGGCAGGACACCTGTGGGCTCACACCATTCCTGGTGCAAAGCTACATGCCTGCAGGTCTGCAATGGTTGTCGCGAAGTGGCCCTATCGGACCGTTATGTGCATTGATTGCCCGATTGGGTTTTAGCATGCGAGCCCTCAATAATCAGGATCAACCAGCGGTATCCGGGCTTCGCTGGATAGCTGCAATATTCTTAATTATCTGCTTCTCCGCCCTGGATATGAGTGGTGCTCTGATGCGCGGTTTGGGGTTGCGCCTTCCGCGTGGCAAAGACGGTGGTGACGTTCAGGCTTTATCCTATCATGGTCCATCTAAATGA
- a CDS encoding ABC transporter ATP-binding protein, giving the protein MTETLLSVRNLSVRFGQNNHRVDAVKQVSFDIKAGKIMALVGESGSGKSVTAMSILKLLPYPKASHPGGEILYRGKNLLQNSETEMRALRGDRISVIFQEPMTSLNPLHNIARQIGETLLLHKGLTGLQARERTLELLNLVGIKEPEKRLNSYPHELSGGQRQRVMIAMALANDPELLIADEPTTALDVTIQEQILELLQSLQQRLGMSVLLITHDLNIVRRYSDDVCVMYQGSIVEKNSTTKLFADPQHAYTLKLLNAEPTGQPPPVAKSGTPILQTDNLKVWFPVKRGILKRTVDHIKAVNPCNIQLHTGRTLGVVGESGSGKTTLGLAILRLLHSEGGIQFDGTAIDQLNQSEIKPLRRKMQIVFQDPYGSLSPRMSVSESLSEGLEIHNIGLPTEREQLIIDALREVGLEPDDRHRYPHEFSGGQRQRIAIARAVILKPELIILDEPTSALDRTVQAQIIELLRELQQRYKLSYIFISHDLAVVKALSHDLLVMQQGDVVEQGAAADIFSNPTHSYTRRLLEAAFATG; this is encoded by the coding sequence ATGACTGAGACCCTGCTTTCGGTACGTAACCTGTCCGTCCGTTTTGGCCAGAACAACCACCGGGTTGATGCTGTAAAACAGGTCAGCTTTGACATTAAGGCGGGTAAAATTATGGCGCTGGTCGGCGAATCCGGCTCGGGCAAATCCGTCACCGCGATGTCGATTCTCAAGTTGCTGCCCTACCCTAAAGCCAGCCATCCCGGTGGGGAAATTTTATACCGGGGTAAAAACCTGTTACAGAACAGCGAGACTGAGATGCGCGCGCTACGCGGCGACCGGATTAGTGTGATTTTTCAGGAACCGATGACCTCACTCAATCCGCTGCACAATATCGCCCGCCAGATTGGCGAGACATTATTGTTACATAAGGGACTGACAGGCCTACAGGCCCGCGAGAGAACACTTGAGCTGCTAAACCTTGTCGGTATTAAAGAACCGGAGAAACGTCTTAACAGCTACCCTCACGAGCTTTCAGGAGGCCAGCGTCAGCGGGTCATGATCGCCATGGCACTGGCCAACGATCCCGAACTACTGATTGCAGATGAGCCCACCACCGCACTGGACGTTACCATCCAGGAACAGATACTCGAGCTGCTGCAATCGCTGCAGCAAAGGTTGGGCATGTCGGTACTGCTGATCACTCATGATCTGAATATCGTCCGCCGCTATAGTGATGATGTCTGCGTTATGTATCAGGGCTCAATTGTTGAAAAGAACAGCACCACTAAGCTGTTTGCCGATCCTCAACACGCCTATACCCTTAAACTGCTCAATGCCGAGCCTACCGGCCAGCCTCCGCCTGTGGCGAAGAGCGGCACGCCAATACTGCAGACAGATAACCTTAAAGTATGGTTTCCGGTTAAGCGGGGCATACTAAAGCGCACCGTTGACCATATCAAAGCGGTTAACCCCTGCAACATCCAGCTGCATACCGGCCGCACTCTGGGCGTGGTTGGTGAAAGCGGCTCAGGCAAAACCACGCTGGGACTGGCAATACTCCGACTGCTCCACTCAGAAGGCGGCATACAGTTCGACGGTACCGCGATTGATCAGCTCAACCAGAGCGAGATCAAACCACTTCGACGCAAAATGCAGATCGTGTTTCAGGACCCTTACGGCAGCCTCAGCCCGCGCATGTCGGTATCAGAGTCACTCAGCGAAGGCCTGGAGATTCATAACATTGGTTTACCGACAGAACGGGAGCAACTGATTATTGATGCTCTGCGGGAGGTCGGCCTGGAACCTGACGACCGGCACCGCTACCCCCATGAGTTTTCCGGCGGACAGCGACAGCGGATTGCAATCGCCCGGGCCGTGATCCTTAAACCGGAACTGATTATCCTTGATGAACCAACCTCTGCACTGGATCGCACCGTACAGGCGCAGATAATCGAACTGCTGCGTGAACTGCAACAGCGATACAAGCTCAGTTATATCTTTATCAGTCACGATCTGGCCGTCGTCAAAGCCCTCAGCCATGACCTGCTGGTGATGCAGCAGGGTGATGTCGTTGAGCAGGGAGCCGCCGCTGACATTTTCAGCAACCCGACCCACAGCTATACCCGCCGGCTACTCGAGGCCGCCTTTGCTACAGGCTAA
- a CDS encoding ABC transporter permease, translating to MLKRFKTRKISPVNQRRLQNFRNNRRGYWALWIFLTLFLLSLFAELIANDKPLLIRADNSFYYPVLVNYSELAFGGEFDSFADYKDPYIQDLIADKGGWILWPPVRFSYQTINHDLPVPAPSPPSMDNLLGTDDQGRDVLARVIYGFRVSVLFAITLTLISSVIGVAAGAVQGFYGGKTDLFFQRFIEIWSGMPVLFLLIILASIVQPNFWWLLGIMLLFSWMQLVDVVRAEFLRGRNLEYVRAARALGLSNRLIMFRHILPNAMVATLTFMPFIFNGSLVTLTALDFLGFGLPPGSASLGELVAQGKANLHAPWLGLTAFISLSVMLTLLIFIGEAVRDAFDPRKVMND from the coding sequence ATGCTGAAGCGGTTCAAAACCAGAAAGATCAGCCCTGTTAACCAGCGCAGATTACAAAACTTCCGCAATAACCGGCGCGGCTACTGGGCGCTATGGATATTTCTCACACTCTTTCTGCTCAGCCTGTTTGCCGAGCTGATCGCCAACGACAAGCCGTTACTGATCCGCGCAGATAACAGTTTCTATTATCCGGTGCTGGTAAATTACTCAGAACTCGCCTTCGGAGGAGAGTTCGACAGCTTCGCTGATTACAAAGACCCCTATATACAGGACCTGATCGCCGATAAGGGGGGCTGGATTCTCTGGCCTCCGGTTCGCTTCAGCTACCAGACAATCAATCACGACCTGCCGGTTCCCGCTCCATCACCACCCAGCATGGACAATTTGCTGGGCACCGATGATCAGGGGCGGGATGTACTTGCCCGAGTGATCTATGGCTTCAGGGTATCGGTACTATTCGCCATCACCCTGACCCTGATCAGCTCAGTAATCGGGGTTGCCGCCGGCGCCGTTCAGGGCTTTTATGGAGGCAAGACAGACCTGTTTTTTCAACGTTTTATCGAAATCTGGTCGGGAATGCCGGTGCTCTTCCTACTGATCATTCTGGCCAGCATTGTGCAGCCCAACTTTTGGTGGCTTCTGGGAATTATGCTGCTGTTTTCCTGGATGCAACTGGTTGATGTGGTACGCGCTGAATTTCTGCGCGGCCGTAATCTCGAGTATGTCCGCGCAGCCAGAGCACTGGGCCTGAGCAACCGACTGATTATGTTCCGTCACATACTACCCAACGCCATGGTAGCAACACTGACCTTTATGCCGTTTATCTTCAATGGCTCGCTGGTCACCCTCACCGCACTCGACTTTCTCGGTTTTGGCTTGCCGCCAGGCTCGGCATCACTGGGCGAGCTGGTCGCACAGGGAAAAGCCAACCTGCATGCCCCCTGGCTCGGACTAACCGCCTTTATATCACTGTCAGTGATGCTGACGCTGCTGATATTTATCGGCGAGGCGGTTCGCGACGCTTTTGATCCCCGGAAGGTGATGAATGACTGA
- a CDS encoding microcin C ABC transporter permease YejB, translating to MAAYILRRLLLIIPTLLGILTINFLIVQAAPGGPVEQTIANLQGLNASATSRFDGSSQSDLSSATTSSSSDNNSTYRGARGLDPQLIKQIEAQFGFDKPAHERFFQMLKNYLVFDFGESLFSGKKVTDLIIEKLPVSISLGLWTTLITYLVAVPLGIKKAVRDGTPFDVWTSSMIIVGYAIPNFLFAILLIVLFAGGTYFSWFPLRGLTSPDFDQLTLWGQVKDYFWHITLPVLVSVIGSFATLSMLTKNSFLDEINKQYVITARAKGLTENQVLYGHVFRNAMLLIIAGMPAALIGIFFTGSMLIEVIFSLDGIGLLGYEAVIKRDYPVIFGTLYIFTLIGLLLKLVSDLTYVAVDPRIDFESREN from the coding sequence ATGGCAGCTTATATCCTGCGGCGTCTGCTGCTGATAATTCCTACACTGCTGGGTATTCTGACCATCAACTTCCTGATCGTCCAGGCCGCTCCGGGCGGCCCGGTTGAGCAAACCATTGCCAACCTGCAGGGACTGAATGCCAGCGCCACCTCTCGCTTTGATGGATCGTCACAGTCGGATCTGAGCAGCGCAACCACATCATCTTCATCGGATAACAACAGCACCTACCGGGGAGCCCGGGGGCTTGATCCGCAACTGATCAAACAGATTGAAGCCCAGTTCGGTTTCGATAAACCGGCTCATGAGCGCTTCTTTCAGATGCTGAAAAACTATCTGGTGTTCGATTTCGGAGAGAGTCTGTTCAGTGGCAAGAAAGTCACCGACCTGATTATTGAGAAGTTACCGGTCTCTATCTCCCTCGGACTCTGGACAACCCTTATAACCTATCTGGTTGCGGTGCCTTTAGGGATTAAAAAAGCGGTGCGTGATGGCACACCGTTCGATGTCTGGACCAGTTCGATGATTATCGTTGGTTACGCGATCCCAAATTTCCTCTTCGCTATCCTGCTGATCGTATTATTCGCCGGAGGTACATACTTCAGCTGGTTCCCACTCAGAGGGCTGACTTCACCGGATTTCGACCAACTCACTCTCTGGGGACAGGTTAAAGACTATTTCTGGCATATCACCCTGCCGGTACTGGTGTCGGTGATTGGCAGCTTTGCCACCCTCTCGATGCTTACCAAAAACTCCTTTCTCGATGAGATTAACAAGCAGTATGTTATCACCGCACGGGCAAAGGGGCTGACAGAGAACCAGGTTCTGTATGGCCATGTATTCCGCAACGCAATGCTCCTGATTATTGCCGGCATGCCAGCCGCACTGATCGGTATCTTTTTCACCGGATCGATGCTGATCGAAGTGATATTCTCCCTCGATGGCATCGGTCTGCTGGGTTACGAAGCCGTTATTAAGCGGGATTATCCGGTTATCTTTGGCACGCTGTACATCTTCACACTGATTGGTTTGTTGCTTAAACTGGTCAGCGATCTGACCTATGTTGCGGTTGATCCCCGAATCGATTTTGAAAGCAGAGAGAACTGA
- a CDS encoding ABC transporter substrate-binding protein, translating into MNFKQLSKQISTLCLLSASLIYTLSTPLQAATPQHGISMYGDLKYPPGFAHFDYVNPDAPKGGSVSENALGTFDSFNGFIIKGAAADGIGLIYDSLLSKAQDEPFSLYGLLAESLEVADDRSWIIFNLNPKARFSDGQPVTAEDVVYTFKLLREQGAPFYQSYYRDISNIEALSEQRVKFSFSVSENRELAMIVGEVSILPKHYWEGRDFSKPGLDIPVGSGPYLIDSFDAGRTITYRRNPDYWGKDLPVNRGRFNFASIRYDYYKDGNVALEAFKAGEYEFRQETSSKQWATGYTGAVFDEGKIITRNLVHENPTGMQAFILNTRKPYFSDARVREALAYAFDFEWTNQNIFYNAYTRTHSFFSNSEMAATELPTEKELQIFEPIRDKVPEEVFTTVYKAPSTNGEGNFRRQLRTALRLLKSAGWELKNGLLLGPDGQQMTFEILLIQPAFERVVAPFARNLERMGIKPTIRIIDASQYINRVRSFDFDIIVSGFGQSTSPGNEQREYWHSSTADLQGSRNLIGIKNPAVDYLVEQIIQAPDREQLVLRTRALDRVLQWNHYVIPQYHINSYRVAYWDKFDFPSVRPKYSLGFDTWWVKPEKMEP; encoded by the coding sequence ATGAATTTCAAACAGTTATCTAAGCAGATATCAACGCTTTGCCTGTTATCTGCATCTCTGATCTACACTCTCTCAACTCCGCTACAGGCGGCCACACCGCAACATGGTATCTCCATGTATGGCGACCTGAAGTACCCCCCCGGGTTTGCGCACTTTGATTACGTCAATCCCGATGCGCCCAAAGGCGGCAGTGTCTCTGAAAATGCCCTGGGCACGTTCGACAGCTTTAACGGCTTTATCATCAAAGGAGCGGCTGCCGACGGTATTGGTCTGATCTATGATTCACTGCTGAGCAAAGCTCAGGATGAGCCCTTTTCACTCTACGGTCTGCTGGCTGAATCACTGGAAGTCGCAGATGATCGCAGCTGGATTATTTTCAATCTGAACCCCAAAGCCCGCTTCAGCGATGGTCAACCAGTTACCGCTGAGGACGTGGTATATACGTTTAAACTGCTGCGGGAACAGGGCGCACCTTTTTATCAGTCTTACTACCGTGACATATCCAACATCGAGGCGCTTTCCGAACAGCGGGTTAAATTCAGTTTCAGCGTAAGCGAAAACCGTGAACTGGCAATGATTGTCGGCGAGGTCAGCATCTTACCCAAGCACTACTGGGAAGGGCGTGATTTCAGCAAGCCAGGACTGGATATCCCGGTAGGTTCCGGGCCCTATCTGATCGACAGCTTCGATGCCGGACGAACCATCACCTATCGCAGAAACCCTGATTACTGGGGTAAAGACCTGCCAGTTAACCGCGGTCGGTTTAACTTCGCCAGTATCCGCTATGACTATTACAAAGACGGCAACGTAGCCCTCGAAGCATTCAAAGCTGGTGAATACGAATTCCGCCAGGAAACCTCATCCAAGCAGTGGGCTACCGGTTATACCGGTGCTGTGTTTGATGAAGGAAAGATTATCACCCGCAATCTGGTGCATGAAAATCCAACCGGGATGCAGGCATTTATACTCAATACCCGTAAGCCCTACTTCTCAGACGCCCGGGTAAGAGAAGCACTGGCATACGCCTTTGATTTCGAATGGACCAACCAGAATATCTTCTATAACGCCTATACCCGCACTCATAGCTTTTTCTCCAATTCGGAAATGGCGGCAACTGAGCTACCGACGGAAAAAGAGCTACAAATTTTTGAACCAATCCGTGACAAGGTGCCTGAAGAGGTATTCACAACAGTCTACAAAGCGCCCTCAACCAACGGCGAAGGCAATTTTCGCCGACAACTTCGTACCGCTCTGCGGTTGCTGAAAAGCGCCGGATGGGAACTGAAAAATGGCCTCCTGCTGGGGCCGGACGGACAGCAGATGACGTTTGAAATTCTGCTGATTCAACCGGCTTTTGAGCGCGTGGTAGCACCCTTTGCCCGCAATCTGGAACGCATGGGAATAAAGCCCACAATCCGTATCATTGATGCTTCGCAGTACATTAACCGGGTGCGCAGTTTTGATTTTGATATTATTGTCAGCGGTTTCGGACAGTCGACCTCCCCCGGTAACGAACAACGGGAGTACTGGCACTCTTCAACAGCGGACCTGCAGGGCAGCCGTAACCTGATCGGCATTAAAAACCCGGCAGTCGACTATCTGGTAGAGCAGATAATCCAGGCACCCGACCGGGAGCAACTGGTACTTCGCACCCGTGCGCTGGACCGGGTGCTTCAATGGAATCACTATGTCATTCCGCAGTACCACATCAACAGCTACCGGGTCGCTTACTGGGATAAGTTCGATTTTCCCAGCGTCCGCCCCAAATACTCTCTTGGGTTTGATACCTGGTGGGTTAAACCGGAAAAAATGGAGCCGTAA
- a CDS encoding LysM peptidoglycan-binding domain-containing protein has protein sequence MQRVRKFVVLTTAGFILAGCQTNQLISQQAEQSVSAQQLQQTQALKPAASTPSTSQQEQAAYTADLWQLTRQHMQLDLDYDEPRLQAQFNWYKKHPEYMQRVASRASRYYYYILGEVLKRDMPAEVALLPIVESAYDPFAYSHGRASGPWQFIPGTAKHFGLKTSWWYDGRRDIVASTDAALTYLQQLHKRFGSWELALAAYNCGGGNVSKAIRRNKEKGLATDFWSLNLPKETSAYVPKLLAVSRLIRDAAQHNLVLEPLANKPVFEQVELDSQIDLAQAAKLSAITTQELYQLNPGFNRWATDPDGPHLLLVPANTAEQFRNRLAALPAEQRVNWTRHKISKGETISTIAQHYKTTSSVIREANKLSGNNIRAGKYLLIPSAKHESSEYSLSQSQRFNRKQNQLAQSDRNKVSYQVKQGDSFWKIAKNNNVSVRELASWNQMAPGDPLRAGQTLSIWKAETQQGLSRSDQQLIRRIGYSVRSGDSLFAIADRFRVSINDIKRWNKLEKSKYLQPGQRLTLYVDITKAR, from the coding sequence ATGCAGCGGGTCAGAAAATTTGTTGTACTCACCACTGCCGGGTTTATCCTAGCCGGCTGTCAGACAAACCAGCTTATCAGCCAGCAGGCGGAGCAAAGCGTTTCTGCTCAGCAACTGCAACAAACCCAGGCACTCAAACCGGCGGCCTCTACCCCAAGCACTTCGCAGCAGGAACAAGCGGCGTACACAGCCGATCTCTGGCAACTCACACGGCAACATATGCAACTCGACCTGGACTATGATGAACCACGGTTGCAGGCACAATTCAACTGGTATAAAAAACATCCGGAATATATGCAACGGGTCGCCAGCCGTGCGAGCCGCTATTACTACTACATTCTCGGCGAGGTTCTCAAGCGTGACATGCCCGCTGAGGTTGCACTGCTGCCCATCGTTGAAAGTGCATATGATCCTTTTGCCTACTCCCACGGACGAGCCTCAGGTCCCTGGCAGTTTATCCCCGGCACAGCTAAACATTTCGGGCTGAAAACCAGTTGGTGGTATGACGGGCGTCGCGACATTGTCGCGTCTACCGATGCCGCCCTCACCTACCTTCAGCAGCTACACAAGCGCTTCGGTAGTTGGGAACTGGCCCTGGCCGCCTACAACTGCGGCGGCGGTAATGTTTCAAAAGCGATACGGCGCAACAAAGAAAAGGGACTTGCCACTGATTTCTGGTCACTGAACCTGCCAAAAGAAACCAGTGCATATGTGCCCAAACTTTTAGCTGTTTCACGACTTATCCGGGATGCAGCGCAACACAATCTCGTCCTTGAGCCTCTGGCCAACAAACCAGTTTTTGAACAGGTTGAACTGGACAGCCAGATCGATCTGGCGCAGGCCGCTAAGCTCAGCGCCATCACGACTCAGGAGCTGTACCAGCTAAACCCGGGCTTTAATCGCTGGGCAACCGATCCAGATGGCCCACACCTTCTGCTTGTTCCGGCCAACACGGCAGAGCAGTTCCGCAACCGGCTGGCAGCACTCCCGGCGGAGCAGCGGGTCAACTGGACGCGACACAAAATAAGCAAAGGCGAAACCATCAGCACCATCGCCCAGCACTATAAAACGACCTCTTCCGTCATTCGCGAAGCCAACAAGCTCAGCGGCAATAATATTCGTGCCGGCAAGTATCTGCTGATTCCAAGCGCTAAGCATGAGTCAAGCGAATACTCTCTGAGCCAGTCACAACGCTTCAACCGCAAACAAAATCAGCTGGCACAGAGTGACCGCAATAAGGTCAGCTATCAGGTTAAACAGGGCGATAGCTTCTGGAAGATCGCGAAGAATAACAACGTCAGTGTGCGTGAGCTCGCGTCATGGAATCAGATGGCTCCGGGGGATCCCTTGCGGGCGGGACAAACCCTGTCAATCTGGAAGGCTGAGACTCAGCAGGGCCTCAGTCGGAGCGATCAGCAGCTAATCCGCCGGATCGGTTATTCGGTTCGCAGCGGCGACTCTCTGTTTGCCATTGCCGACCGCTTCCGGGTGTCCATCAACGATATAAAGCGCTGGAACAAGCTCGAAAAGAGCAAATACCTACAGCCAGGACAGCGGCTGACACTCTATGTTGATATCACCAAGGCCCGTTAA
- the gloB gene encoding hydroxyacylglutathione hydrolase: MFNVMPIPAFNDNYIWALTVPGSDKVAVVDPGDAEAVSRFLNENNLQLTTILITHHHHDHTGGVAQLCAEHSVTVYGPANSPFEGITHKLRDGEQINLMGLTLNIREVPGHTLDHISYYLPGDEPQLFCGDTLFLAGCGRLFEGSAEQMHRAMEYFKHLPDSTQVYCTHEYSLANLAFAAAVEPTNNHIKEAIQHCTQLRQSGQPTLPTDIATEKQINPFLRYSEAPIRQSAEQFAGKPLTSEVAIFAMIREWKNQF, encoded by the coding sequence ATGTTTAATGTCATGCCGATTCCAGCTTTTAATGATAACTATATTTGGGCTCTGACTGTACCCGGTAGCGACAAAGTCGCCGTAGTAGACCCCGGCGATGCTGAAGCCGTCAGTCGTTTTCTGAACGAAAATAACCTGCAGTTAACTACCATCCTTATTACTCATCACCATCACGATCACACCGGCGGAGTTGCCCAGCTTTGCGCTGAGCACTCAGTTACTGTCTACGGCCCTGCTAATTCGCCCTTTGAGGGTATCACACACAAACTGCGCGATGGTGAGCAGATCAACCTGATGGGCCTGACCCTGAATATCCGTGAAGTGCCGGGGCATACCTTAGACCACATCAGCTACTATCTTCCAGGCGATGAGCCACAGCTATTCTGCGGCGACACGCTGTTCCTGGCAGGTTGTGGCCGACTATTTGAAGGCAGTGCTGAACAGATGCACCGGGCAATGGAATATTTCAAACATCTGCCCGATTCAACTCAGGTCTACTGTACCCATGAGTATTCGCTGGCCAATCTGGCCTTTGCGGCAGCGGTTGAACCCACAAACAACCACATTAAAGAAGCGATACAGCACTGCACCCAACTGCGCCAATCAGGTCAACCGACGCTGCCGACAGACATCGCCACAGAAAAGCAGATCAACCCCTTTCTGCGCTACAGTGAAGCTCCCATCAGACAGTCAGCAGAGCAGTTTGCCGGTAAACCGCTCACCTCGGAAGTCGCCATCTTCGCGATGATCCGGGAGTGGAAAAACCAATTCTGA
- a CDS encoding class I SAM-dependent methyltransferase, with translation MGFKQQPPLGEWLPALRSWFDTELGQQLLASERELLDRLLPTMFGYHLLQISFDNRLDLARESPVRHQIPVNPVTELGLSDSAVIARNEELPFEHNSIDVVLLHHGLDFAQSPHQVLRESARVLRPGGYLLNIGFNPISWWGVYRALKLNKETVPWQGHFIGSQRMHDWLALLELTVVKELSDYYRLPFEKESWRQRSRLIDAITRRCSSHCGAFMLQVARKDVGGMTPIEPVWKKRKLINLPLVEPTTRGARGRMSEEKN, from the coding sequence ATGGGTTTTAAACAACAGCCGCCGCTCGGAGAGTGGTTGCCGGCATTACGCAGCTGGTTTGATACAGAACTGGGCCAGCAGTTGCTGGCATCTGAGCGGGAGTTGCTTGATCGTCTGCTCCCCACCATGTTTGGTTATCATTTGCTGCAAATAAGTTTTGATAACCGGCTCGATCTCGCCCGGGAAAGCCCGGTGCGTCACCAGATCCCTGTTAATCCGGTCACTGAGCTGGGGTTATCGGACAGTGCTGTGATCGCCCGGAACGAAGAGCTGCCATTCGAACATAACAGTATCGACGTGGTGCTGCTGCACCACGGACTCGATTTTGCGCAGAGTCCGCATCAGGTGCTGCGTGAATCTGCCCGGGTTTTGCGCCCCGGGGGGTATCTGTTGAACATTGGTTTTAATCCGATCAGTTGGTGGGGAGTCTATCGCGCTCTCAAACTGAATAAGGAAACGGTGCCCTGGCAGGGGCATTTTATCGGTTCGCAGCGCATGCATGACTGGCTGGCGCTACTCGAATTAACGGTGGTCAAGGAGCTGTCTGATTACTATCGGCTGCCATTTGAGAAAGAGTCCTGGCGTCAGCGGAGCCGGTTGATTGATGCGATCACCCGACGTTGTTCATCACATTGCGGTGCCTTTATGTTGCAGGTTGCCCGCAAGGATGTCGGTGGGATGACGCCGATTGAGCCTGTATGGAAGAAGCGAAAGCTGATTAATTTGCCGCTGGTTGAGCCAACAACCCGCGGTGCCCGAGGAAGAATGAGTGAAGAAAAAAATTAA
- the rnhA gene encoding ribonuclease HI has product MKKKINIYTDGACKGNPGPGGWGAVLQYGDHSKELFGGALDTTNNRMELMAAIEALAALKESCEIVLTTDSQYVRKGITEWLAGWKRNGWKTSAKKPVKNDDLWKRLDEQTARHQIQWKWVKGHSGHPGNELADELANRGVEQALQQA; this is encoded by the coding sequence GTGAAGAAAAAAATTAATATTTATACCGATGGTGCCTGTAAGGGAAACCCTGGCCCGGGTGGGTGGGGCGCCGTGCTGCAATATGGTGATCATTCCAAAGAACTGTTTGGCGGAGCGTTAGACACCACCAATAACAGAATGGAGCTTATGGCTGCCATCGAAGCGCTCGCTGCGCTGAAAGAGTCCTGTGAGATTGTTCTGACGACTGACTCACAGTATGTCCGTAAAGGGATTACTGAGTGGCTGGCAGGGTGGAAACGTAATGGCTGGAAAACTTCGGCTAAGAAACCGGTTAAAAATGATGATCTGTGGAAGCGTCTTGATGAACAGACTGCGCGTCACCAGATTCAGTGGAAATGGGTTAAGGGTCATAGTGGTCATCCGGGTAATGAACTGGCTGATGAGTTGGCGAACCGAGGGGTCGAACAGGCCCTGCAACAGGCGTAA